From the genome of Pseudomonas yamanorum, one region includes:
- the tssG gene encoding type VI secretion system baseplate subunit TssG produces the protein MATPDGPAAPALTALSREIREYSVFQAVAQIIERLREAHPSLDEEALYDQLEFQANPGFGFPGNDIDRVEFFVEHGQLRARLRLNVLGLFGTGSPLPAFYGEQAFAEVSGGNSTRDFLDLFHHRLHRLLVPIWRKYRYQARFQTGACDPFSEQMFALVGLGGSAIRSTAQLNWKRLLPYLGLLSLRAHSAALIETVLRYYFKHSRLVIEQWVKRTVVIDQEQRNDLGRSYSTLGSDLVLGDRILDRSGMFRVHVLALGWERFHDFLPTGAGYEPLCALVRFAVRDPLEYDVRLVLAEGEVRPLHIGERNVCRLGWTSWLGHERADGVVTLASKTH, from the coding sequence ATGGCCACCCCGGATGGGCCAGCAGCCCCTGCTTTAACCGCACTGTCCCGTGAGATTCGCGAGTACTCGGTGTTTCAGGCGGTCGCGCAGATCATCGAGCGGTTGCGTGAAGCGCACCCCTCCCTTGACGAGGAGGCGCTGTACGACCAGTTGGAGTTCCAGGCCAATCCAGGCTTTGGGTTTCCCGGCAACGACATTGACCGGGTGGAGTTTTTTGTCGAGCACGGCCAGTTGCGGGCACGCCTTCGTCTCAATGTGCTGGGGCTTTTTGGTACAGGCTCACCGCTGCCGGCGTTCTATGGCGAGCAAGCTTTTGCCGAAGTATCAGGGGGTAATTCGACGCGTGATTTCCTGGATCTTTTTCACCATCGCCTGCACCGGTTGCTGGTGCCGATCTGGCGAAAATACCGTTATCAGGCGCGCTTTCAAACGGGTGCCTGCGATCCATTTTCAGAGCAGATGTTCGCGTTGGTAGGCCTGGGCGGCAGCGCGATTCGCAGCACCGCTCAACTGAACTGGAAGCGCCTGCTGCCCTACCTGGGACTGCTCAGTCTGCGTGCGCACTCCGCCGCACTGATCGAGACCGTGTTGCGTTATTACTTCAAGCACAGCCGGCTGGTTATCGAGCAATGGGTCAAGCGCACGGTGGTGATTGACCAGGAGCAGCGTAATGACCTGGGTCGCAGCTATAGCACGCTGGGTTCTGACCTGGTGCTGGGGGACCGAATTCTCGACCGCAGCGGGATGTTCAGGGTCCATGTGCTGGCACTGGGCTGGGAGCGATTTCATGATTTTTTGCCCACCGGAGCAGGTTATGAGCCGTTGTGCGCACTGGTGCGTTTCGCCGTCCGGGACCCCTTGGAGTACGACGTGCGATTGGTGTTGGCAGAGGGAGAGGTTCGGCCGTTGCACATTGGTGAGCGCAATGTCTGCCGCTTGGGCTGGACCAGTTGGCTGGGGCATGAGCGAGCTGACGGCGTGGTCACCTTGGCCAGTAAAACTCATTAG
- the tssH gene encoding type VI secretion system ATPase TssH, with protein sequence MMNVDLQQLIQVLTAPTRCDLERCAERCVTRGGSEVLVEDLLLTLLEYPGGVLMRALQDAGVDVGELHAVLQPRTDQSASRNPVFSSALVQWLQQALLVAHLELGRSEVEHGALLLALLRNPLQHAGSRYQAVLSKLDAQRVLGFLLSENPRTPPSEGGSSLLERFTHDLTRQALDGKLDPVLCRDNEIRQMIDTLARRRKNNPILVGEAGVGKTAIVEGLALRIVSAQVPEVLRGVRLLTLDMGLLQAGASIKGEFERRLKGLIDEVNASLQPIILFIDEAHTLVGAGGQAGSSDAANLLKPALARGELRTIAATTWSEHKKYFEKDPALARRFQPVQVREPTVEEAVTIVRGVAPVYEASHGVYVRDDAVVAAAHLSAHYLAGRQLPDKAVDVLDTACARVRISLVTAPEELQQLRAELTEGTRQQLAMRRDADAGLAIDEQALQQLTLRLEEVEAAQSQREQRWTHQRDLAEKVLSLRQELVGARSSGENIEVLERLLAENHQALQAIQPEQRWVSFEVCPRLVAQVVSAWTGIPPEQLAREHSAKVLNFAEDLRRRILGQECAVQVLDRCLRAVAAGVNRPNAPVGVFLLVGPSGVGKTETAHALADLLYGGERFVTTINMSEYQEKHSLSRLIGAPPGYVGYGEGGVLTEAVRQKPYSVVLLDEVEKADPDVLNLFYQVFDKGVANDGEGREIDFRNTLILMTSNLGGQRITELCADGQRPDVEVLHAAIRPVLTAHFKPALLARMRVVPYYPIAGVVLHQLIENKLQRLGTRLLQRKLAFSHAEELVEHMAERCSHGESGARFIDQWIEANLLPQVVDQLLDAMAVGKSLQCVHVSLDSNSTLLCEFS encoded by the coding sequence ATGATGAACGTGGACCTGCAACAACTTATCCAGGTATTGACCGCGCCCACGCGGTGCGACTTGGAGCGCTGCGCCGAACGGTGTGTCACGCGCGGCGGCAGCGAGGTCTTGGTGGAGGACCTGCTGTTGACGCTCCTGGAATATCCCGGCGGTGTACTGATGCGTGCGCTGCAGGATGCGGGTGTGGATGTCGGCGAACTGCATGCGGTGCTGCAACCCCGGACCGACCAGAGCGCCTCCCGTAATCCGGTGTTTTCAAGCGCTTTGGTGCAATGGTTGCAACAAGCGTTACTGGTCGCCCATCTGGAGCTGGGGCGAAGCGAAGTGGAACACGGTGCCTTGTTGCTCGCCTTGTTGCGCAATCCGTTGCAGCACGCGGGTAGCCGTTATCAGGCGGTGTTGAGCAAGCTTGATGCACAGCGCGTGCTCGGTTTTCTCTTGAGCGAAAACCCTCGGACGCCTCCATCTGAAGGGGGGAGTTCATTACTGGAGCGCTTTACTCATGACCTGACTCGCCAGGCTCTTGACGGAAAACTCGACCCCGTACTCTGTCGCGATAACGAAATCCGGCAAATGATCGATACCCTTGCGCGGCGGCGCAAGAACAACCCCATTCTGGTGGGCGAGGCGGGAGTCGGAAAAACCGCGATAGTCGAGGGCCTGGCCCTGCGAATCGTGAGCGCGCAAGTGCCAGAGGTGCTCAGGGGCGTGCGTCTGCTGACCCTGGATATGGGCTTGCTGCAAGCCGGTGCCAGCATCAAGGGCGAGTTCGAGCGCCGCTTGAAAGGATTGATCGACGAGGTCAACGCCTCGCTGCAACCGATCATCCTGTTTATCGACGAGGCCCACACCCTGGTTGGCGCAGGCGGCCAAGCCGGCAGTTCCGATGCTGCGAACCTGCTTAAGCCGGCGCTGGCACGCGGTGAACTGCGTACCATCGCCGCCACGACTTGGTCGGAGCACAAGAAATACTTCGAGAAAGACCCTGCGTTGGCGCGGCGTTTCCAGCCGGTACAGGTGCGCGAGCCGACAGTAGAGGAGGCGGTGACGATTGTGCGTGGGGTGGCCCCGGTGTATGAGGCCAGTCACGGTGTTTACGTGCGTGATGATGCGGTGGTCGCTGCCGCACACCTGAGTGCTCACTATCTGGCGGGCCGCCAGTTGCCTGACAAGGCCGTGGACGTCTTGGACACCGCGTGTGCCCGGGTGCGTATCAGCCTGGTCACGGCACCGGAGGAGCTGCAGCAGCTGCGCGCCGAGCTGACCGAGGGCACGCGGCAGCAACTCGCTATGCGTCGGGACGCCGACGCGGGATTGGCCATCGATGAACAGGCCCTGCAGCAACTCACACTGCGCCTGGAAGAAGTCGAGGCCGCACAGTCACAGCGTGAACAACGCTGGACCCACCAGCGCGACCTGGCCGAGAAGGTACTCTCATTGCGCCAGGAACTGGTCGGAGCCCGAAGCAGCGGCGAAAACATTGAGGTCCTTGAGCGGCTACTGGCCGAAAACCATCAAGCGTTGCAGGCCATCCAGCCCGAACAGCGGTGGGTCAGCTTTGAAGTGTGCCCACGGTTGGTGGCACAGGTGGTCAGTGCCTGGACTGGTATTCCACCGGAACAACTGGCCCGTGAACACAGCGCGAAGGTCTTGAACTTTGCCGAGGATTTGCGCCGCCGCATCCTCGGTCAGGAGTGCGCTGTGCAGGTTCTGGATCGCTGCCTGCGGGCCGTCGCGGCCGGCGTGAACAGGCCGAACGCTCCCGTAGGTGTATTCCTGTTGGTGGGCCCCAGCGGGGTTGGCAAGACAGAAACGGCCCACGCCCTGGCTGACTTGTTGTACGGCGGTGAGCGGTTTGTCACCACGATCAATATGTCTGAGTACCAGGAGAAACATTCCCTGTCCCGATTGATCGGAGCACCGCCCGGCTACGTCGGCTATGGAGAGGGCGGCGTACTGACGGAGGCCGTGCGACAGAAGCCCTACTCGGTGGTGCTGCTCGACGAGGTCGAGAAGGCCGACCCGGATGTCTTGAACCTGTTTTACCAAGTGTTCGACAAAGGCGTAGCCAATGACGGCGAAGGGCGTGAAATCGATTTTCGCAACACCCTGATCCTGATGACTTCCAATCTGGGCGGCCAACGTATCACTGAGCTGTGCGCCGACGGACAGCGACCGGATGTCGAGGTGCTGCACGCCGCTATTCGGCCGGTGCTGACTGCTCATTTCAAACCGGCATTGCTGGCCCGTATGCGCGTGGTCCCGTACTACCCGATAGCGGGCGTGGTGCTGCACCAACTGATCGAGAACAAACTTCAGCGCCTGGGGACGCGCCTGCTTCAGCGCAAGCTGGCCTTCAGTCACGCAGAGGAACTGGTCGAACATATGGCCGAGCGCTGTAGCCACGGTGAGAGTGGTGCGCGGTTTATCGATCAATGGATCGAGGCAAATCTGCTGCCGCAGGTGGTGGATCAACTGCTGGATGCTATGGCCGTTGGCAAGTCTCTGCAGTGTGTCCATGTCAGCCTTGATTCCAACAGCACTCTCCTCTGCGAGTTCAGCTGA
- a CDS encoding sigma-54 interaction domain-containing protein produces the protein MADNLFTQLPNPLDYADALLGWFTRLGIDSDESTLAEDFAAGAAQLSGCELSQLYLLDQTTGRLDLVAQYLPGVLPPGDVANPGADFKNEQLLQYVLEQSRVLSLTELRSSLYDTGFLPVVASPWQSLLCVPLLGEHQQVCGMLLCASQRRTELAGYGTSLGQFGRFALSQLAMLRRMRRAPSALKVARNTPGASAYGLIGNSTAMDETCRLIGKVVHSPYTVLLRGETGTGKEVVARAIHAAGPRSNKAFVVQNCAAFPEGLLESELFGYRKGAFTGAERDYAGLFDTAHGGTLLLDEIGDMPLSLQAKLLRVLQEGEIRPLGANTAHKVDVRILAATHRDLTRMVAEGSFREDLYYRLAQFPIELPALRQRDGDVLQLARHFADKACAMLGRAPVGWSSAALDHLSSHSFPGNVRELKCMVERAVLLCDDEVILPPHLSLSSSPTAPAVDSTLRQRMERVERVVLIDCLRKNRGNRTRTARELGLARRTLQYRLARLDIPFGDVKGEC, from the coding sequence ATGGCGGACAATCTGTTTACTCAGTTGCCCAACCCGCTGGATTACGCCGATGCCTTGCTGGGATGGTTTACCCGATTAGGTATCGATAGCGACGAATCGACATTGGCCGAGGACTTTGCAGCAGGCGCCGCACAGTTGAGCGGGTGTGAACTGAGCCAGTTGTACCTGCTCGATCAAACCACCGGCCGCCTGGATCTGGTTGCCCAGTACCTGCCGGGTGTGTTGCCGCCCGGTGACGTCGCGAACCCGGGAGCGGACTTCAAGAACGAGCAACTGTTGCAATACGTTCTGGAACAGAGCCGTGTACTCAGCCTCACTGAGCTGCGTAGCAGCCTGTATGACACAGGGTTTCTACCGGTGGTCGCATCACCCTGGCAATCACTGCTGTGCGTGCCACTGCTTGGGGAGCACCAGCAGGTATGCGGAATGTTGTTGTGTGCCAGTCAGCGCAGGACGGAACTGGCCGGTTACGGCACCTCGCTGGGCCAATTCGGCCGTTTTGCCTTGAGTCAGCTGGCCATGTTGCGTCGAATGCGCCGGGCTCCAAGCGCGTTGAAAGTGGCTCGCAACACCCCGGGTGCCAGCGCCTATGGCTTGATAGGAAACAGCACCGCGATGGACGAGACGTGCCGTCTGATCGGTAAGGTCGTGCATAGCCCCTACACCGTATTGCTCCGGGGCGAGACCGGCACGGGTAAAGAAGTGGTCGCACGGGCCATTCATGCCGCCGGACCGCGCAGCAACAAGGCATTTGTGGTGCAAAACTGCGCTGCGTTTCCCGAAGGCTTGCTCGAAAGTGAATTGTTCGGTTACCGCAAAGGCGCGTTCACCGGTGCCGAAAGAGACTACGCCGGTTTGTTTGACACCGCCCATGGCGGCACGCTGCTGCTCGACGAAATCGGTGACATGCCGCTGTCACTGCAAGCCAAATTACTGCGGGTGCTACAGGAAGGCGAAATTCGCCCGTTGGGTGCCAATACGGCCCACAAGGTCGATGTACGGATCCTCGCGGCGACTCACCGGGACCTCACCCGCATGGTGGCCGAAGGCAGCTTCCGCGAAGATCTTTATTACCGGTTGGCGCAGTTTCCCATCGAGTTGCCGGCGCTACGCCAACGGGACGGTGATGTGTTGCAACTGGCACGGCATTTCGCCGACAAGGCCTGCGCAATGCTGGGTCGGGCGCCGGTGGGCTGGTCGAGTGCGGCGCTGGATCATCTGTCGAGCCACAGCTTCCCCGGCAATGTGCGCGAACTCAAATGCATGGTGGAGCGGGCGGTGCTGCTGTGTGACGACGAAGTCATCCTGCCCCCGCATTTGTCGCTGTCGTCAAGCCCGACTGCACCGGCTGTTGACTCGACACTGCGCCAGCGCATGGAGCGGGTCGAACGGGTTGTGCTGATCGACTGCCTGCGCAAAAACCGTGGTAATCGAACGCGCACGGCCCGTGAGCTGGGGCTCGCGCGACGCACGCTGCAGTACCGTCTTGCACGTCTGGACATTCCCTTTGGCGACGTCAAGGGGGAGTGCTGA